The region aagctgcttcctcgggttcacggcgcgcgtatgttttcaattgtgtgcatagggagagcggcgccgagagcgtcgtgcgctaagtggcaaagcccattacaaccagttgccggaggcggcgagagtgtgtctgggtgtcctgttgggtggcccgtgcgcggcggcggacgcggctgctgttgtttacagcgagccccaccacctgtgtaccagccgttctgaagacgcctcctcttccattgtgcggaactctgttcgcaagtgctgcttcgacttgtgccttgttttcgctccttccacctgggtcgcctttcgtgtttgtcatcgctgctgcaggaagtggcgagggtgtgtcggggacgtctcggtgggtggttcccgaagaaagtgcacgtgacccaaaagggtagtgattggacgcttttgattaaaccaagttccccaactagggacctggggacacgggaccctttaaaacgagccgtagtgctcattgtgggaccgaaatctcttcgatcaccatgtaaataaatctctgttagttttctctattgctcgactcgtctctgcatcgtcgtcaaacgcgatgcccgagtgcctgctgcccgacttctgacgatcggctcttcgctacccgttgggtccgctaacggagcagacacaacgcaacaactggttggcagcgtcgGGATCGACTCCGCTGGGATCATGGTTGCACAGTTCGGTGAGTGCTGGGATTTTCTTCACTGAGGTTTCACCAGGCTTTGTACTTAGTTGGCTTACAAAGGTTTTGTATATTGTGGCTATCTTTGACATGTTGTTTCAAAGTAAGTTGAAATATTTCCTGGTAAAGTGAAAATCTTGCAGCTCTAGAGGCAGCCATGGATCTGAAAGCATTAAAAAAGCCGCTTTTGCTGGAGTTGGCCAAAAATTTGGGTTTGGATGTCCGGGACCAAACAAGAAAGCCAGCCATCATCGCGGCTATCGAGGCACTTCAGGCAGACGACGATGAGCTCTCAGAATGTCTGGAGCTAATTGCGGAAAGAGAGAAATCAGAGCGGGAAGCAGAACAGAGAAATGATAAACGCTTAGAGAAAACGCTTGAGCTTAAGCGTCTTGAACTGGAGGTGCTAAAGGCTCGAAACGAAAGCGGTGAGAGCATAGCACCTAGCGTAGGAGAGCAAAAGTCGGTCAGAATGAAAGACCTCATGCAACCTTATAGGAAAGGAGAGGACATAGGTCTGTTTCTGGTAAACTTCGAGCGCACGTGCGAGAAGGCAGGGTTTATCAGGGCAACGTGGCCACAGTGCTTGCTGACTCTATTGTCAGGTGAGGCTGGCAATGTGATTGCCCGCTTGTGTAAGGAAGATTCAGACAACTACGACAAAGTGAAGTCTAGTCTGCTGAAAAAGTACAGAATGTCAGCTGAGGCATTCCGTCAAAAATTTCGCAACGCCGAGAAGCAGAGGGATGAGTCATACCCAGACTTCGCGTACAAGCTGATTGCTAACCTGGGAGAATGGCTAAAAGAAGCTAAGGCGTATGACGAAAGCGAGAAAATGATGCAATGCTTCGGCCTCGAGCAGTTCTACCGTCGGTTGCCTGAAGACATAAGGCACTGGGTGCAAGACAGGCAAGACGTTACGACTGTCTCGAAGGCAGCTGACCTGGCAGAAGAGTTCGCCTCACGCCGTGCACTCGACAGAAAGGAAAGCCCCAAGAACGAATACCAGAACAGGAAAGCATCTGGAGAGAGGGGGCAACTTTTCAAAGTGAAGGAGCAGGCACGGAGTGTAGAATCTTCCGAAAGGGGCGCGGGGATAAAAGAGGAAGCacctgaagcagaagagcgccaaaagaaagcatttgaaaagAGACGGGCGCCGGTGTGCTATAACTGCCAAAAGACGGGACATATGGCGGCGGTGTGCAAAAACCCAAAAGTTGTTTGCTTGTCAGTGGACAGCAACGAGGAAAATTTGAAGCTTCTAGAGCCCTACATCCGAGATCTAGTAGTGAATGGAAAGCCGTGTCGCGTGCTGCGAGATTCGGCAGCTACAATGGACGTAGTCCACCCATCGTATGTAGAGCCAGGGCAATTCACCGGGGAGTGTGCCTGGATTAAACAGGCGGTGGAAGCCAATAGCGTGTGCCTTCCTATTGGTAACATAAGCATTGAAGGCCCCTTTGGAGTACTTCATACGGAGGCTGCCGTGTCAGCCAGCCTGCCGATGCAGTACCCCTATCTGTtttcaaacagatcagatcaactgCTGCGGCAGAAGGACCTCGTGTTCGGGGAGGGGACTGTCTACGCGCTAACTCGCTCGAAAGAACGAAAAATTGCCGCTGAGGCCATGCCGCTGGAAGCGTCAAGTAGCGTTGGTACAATGGAAAGTGAGCGTCCTGACGCGTCAGGAGAGGTCCCCGCAACGGCGACTGAAGAAGTAAACATTCTGGGCAGGCCTGAAAGTAGCAAAAATTGTATGGAGCTTAAAGAGGCCTGTGGTGAGCTTCTGATAACACCGGCATTTGATAGCCTGCAAAGATTGCTAGGGGTTGACCGATCGTCCTTGATAGCTGAACAAAGGGCAGACTCCACACTGCAGAGTCTTAGGTGCCGGGAGGAAGAAGgtgttgcaaagaaaaatgtTCTATTTCAAGAAAGGTCCGGGGTACTCTATCGTAGGTATCACGTGGTTGCAGAGTATGTCCCCTAAAAACGGCCGACTGCTCCGCTGGAGCCTCGCACTGCAGCAATACTCTTTTGACGTTCGGTACAAAAGAGGTAAATTGAACGGCaatgccgatggcttaagtcgctgCTTTTAGTGTAACTGATAGCCTCGGAGATTCTggcttgtgtgcattttttttcctgacttATGCG is a window of Amblyomma americanum isolate KBUSLIRL-KWMA chromosome 4, ASM5285725v1, whole genome shotgun sequence DNA encoding:
- the LOC144127757 gene encoding uncharacterized protein LOC144127757, which produces MKDLMQPYRKGEDIGLFLVNFERTCEKAGFIRATWPQCLLTLLSGEAGNVIARLCKEDSDNYDKVKSSLLKKYRMSAEAFRQKFRNAEKQRDESYPDFAYKLIANLGEWLKEAKAYDESEKMMQCFGLEQFYRRLPEDIRHWVQDRQDVTTVSKAADLAEEFASRRALDRKESPKNEYQNRKASGERGQLFKVKEQARSVESSERGAGIKEEAPEAEERQKKAFEKRRAPVCYNCQKTGHMAAVCKNPKVVCLSVDSNEENLKLLEPYIRDLVVNGKPCRVLRDSAATMDVVHPSYVEPGQFTGECAWIKQAVEANSVCLPIGNISIEGPFGVLHTEAAVSASLPMQYPYLFSNRSDQLLRQKDLVFGEGTVYALTRSKERKIAAEAMPLEASSSVGTMEIVVSVLFN